The window GCACACAGCCCTGCAATGACGGTTTGCATCAATGCGTCCTTGTTCGCTACTCTGTTTAAATCCGTAGCATCCAGCTCCTGCGCTGGTACGTCCTCAAGAGTTGAACCGGCTGCAGCTTTGCCATTGGCTGCCGAGGGACGTTCAAATTTAGGCACCATTGGCTGCGGGTAGCCCAGGCGTTGCTTAAATATCGGATCGTCGTAATAACGCACCTTCTTGGCATAGATCGTGTTCATGCCAGGCATGTTAATGACGCAATCGGTCTTGGGCATGGCCTTGATTTCTTGGGGTAACATCACCGCCCTGCGCTGCCCCGCCCCATCACCGAACGCTTCGGAAATGCTGCGACCACCCTTGCCGGTATTGCGATTTTTGGAATGTACGGTTTCATAGCCTATGATTTCCGAATATTCCTGCGCATCCTTGTTATCCCTGGTAGCAAAAATCATCTGACAATCAAAATTGCCCAGCAACGATTGCGCCCCGTCCACGCCATAGAGATTGTTCATCTGGGGTCTGTTCTGAAAGATCATGAGTAAGCGCAGCTCATAGCCAGCAATGTATGCAGCGGAAGTCTCGATAATGTCCACTTTTCCCATCGCGGCAGCTTCATCTATCATGAGAAGACATTGATATTTCAGATCAGGGTTCTGCTGGGGCAATTGATCCGTGTTCACGCTGATCAACTGGCTAAAAAACAGATTAATCAAACGTCCAAACCGGGAAAAATCGTTAGGATTGACCCCAACATAGATACTCATGCGCTTACGGCGCACATCGCGCAAATCGAAATCATCCCCACTGGTAACGCCTGCTACCACCGGATCCGAAAATACCGATAGTGGAGCCATAAAGTTGGAAATGATGCCCGAGCCGGTCTGTCCGCCAGCACTTGGCACGTAGCTCAACATGTTAGTTTTGCAGGCATCGCTTAACGGTGTTGTTTTTACTGTCTCTTTAATCCAATCGGCCAGAGATTGCCCGTCTGCGGGTGTTGCCAGCTTTAACAAAGCAGGCATTGAGGGAATCACCCCGGTTTCATTTTCTGTCTCGATCAAATATAGACAAAGGCCAACAAAGAGCTTTTGCGCCATTTCATTGAAAAATATGCTGTTGCCTGACATATTGCCCGAGGTCGGATACAGAATATATGCAATTGAAAACGCCCCACCCGGCGCAAAATCTGGATCTCGCTTCACGTAGGAAAGCGGATTCCAGCGATGACTTCTGAATTGGTCGGTGCTCAGATGCAGTAAATACACTTCTTGGCCGTGCGCTTCCCGATAGCCAGCCGTGATTTCATAGTTTTCCAGCTTGGGATCAAACACGACCAGGCTATCGCGATAGTGTAAGCAGTTAGGGATGACAATACCCACACCCTTGCCCGACCGAGGCGGCGCGGCCAGAAACGCAAACTGGTTGCCGCCCCAGCGCAGATACTTGCCCTTGTATTTACCGATAATAATGTCGGGGCTTTCGTGCGAGTCATTTAGCAACCCAGCCTTCGCAATCTCGCCTGGCGTGGCGAACCTGGCCGAACCATGTAATTCTCGCTTGGGGCCGGAAAAAAATGCACCAATGCCAGCAATTATCGGGAGCAGTGCAATCAGAACACTGAAAACCACTGCCACCTTATATTGCCAAAGGCTCCAAATTCCACCGCCTTGCGTATTCTTATACAGATCCCACAACACATAGATGCCGGGATCGATCGGGGCCTTAGCAAAGCGTATAAAGACTAGGCTACCCACGTACTGCCCGATGACAGCAAATACCAGAGTGCAGGCAACCAACGCCGCCAACCAAATCATGGCTTTTTTCATAAAGAACATCTCCAAATCAATGAATGGCTGGCAGATCCTTAACTGAACTGCTCAAGCGGGCTAACTGCCGTCGCTTGAGCAGAATCAGACTTCTGCGCCTGTTCAGCTACATCAGCTGGACCTTCTGGCTTTTCATCGTGCCGGATCTTGGTATGAATCATTTTCATATCCTGAACTTTGACCATGACAGATAAGCGATCCATTCCGGTGCGTTCATCCGAGTAAATCTTTGTTTGCAGCGGGCCACGAATCCAGATCTTGTCGCCCTTTTTCATGTACTTGGCTACGATTTCAGCCTGGTTGCCAAGCAGCGATGCGGTATGCCATTGTGTGGATTCTTTAACTTCACCCGTTTCTTTGTCGGTCCATTGGTCAGGGGTCGCAATGGAAATACGCAAACTGGCTGTTCCGTTGGCGAAATATCGCAGTTCCGGGTCTTTGCCCAAATTGCCCATGACGGTAATTTCATTGATGTAGGCAGACATTTGTTATCCTCAATAGAAAAGCCCCGCGACATTGGCGGGGCAGGATTATGATTGTTTGAATATTCATTGCACTTTCAATAAATATTCACCTGTAGGGTCAGCTGCGCATGGCTGTACGTTTTTGTACCGGGTCGTAATACAGCTCGGTCATATAGGTGTCTTTAAAGAAGCACACGATATCGATTGTCTTTTTGGCATTAGCCAGCAGATACTGATAATCCATGCCAGCGCCGGTTGGGGACTGTTTGGCCAGATCCGCGATCCGATGGAAAACGCTACGCGAATCATTGGAATGAACAGACGTTAAACCGCCAGGGTGCCCGGTATTTAACGCTGTGAGATAGTCCCAAGCTTCACCACCGCGCAGCTCAGTCAAAAATATCCGATCTGGCTTAATCCGCATGCAAGCAGCAATGAGCGATTGCGCAGAGACATGTTCTTTAATAAACAGATGGACATGGTTAGGGTGATTGGGCAGCTCCAGTTCATGCGAATCCTCAAGGGTTGCTATCCGGGTTTCCTTGGGGATCAAATCGGCAATGGCCTTTGAAAACGTGGTTTTGCCAGAGCCGGTGCCGCCGACCATGCAGATATTAAGTTTGTGCTCGACTGCCAACCGAAAGAAATTAGCAAAGTCTCGGTTGGCCTTGTAGTGCATCATATCCAGCTCAAAATCATCTAGCCGCACATCGTAGGGCAACCGCAGCTCGTCGGCCACGTCCCTATACTGCTTACCGGTGTATATCCCC of the Advenella kashmirensis WT001 genome contains:
- a CDS encoding single-stranded DNA-binding protein: MSAYINEITVMGNLGKDPELRYFANGTASLRISIATPDQWTDKETGEVKESTQWHTASLLGNQAEIVAKYMKKGDKIWIRGPLQTKIYSDERTGMDRLSVMVKVQDMKMIHTKIRHDEKPEGPADVAEQAQKSDSAQATAVSPLEQFS
- a CDS encoding ATPase, T2SS/T4P/T4SS family, with the protein product MDVVSNRADIGYAPDISARNILDRLGISEYLNRPGVTDVMINRPGEVFIDKPDGVSCEHNPHLDYKSLWELANVLTIFNQKHISLAQPMHSVMLPDGERGHILIPPACEEHTVVYGFRKPSKDRFSLGDYIDSGRLAGFRDMSETALEALNVLEGIYTGKQYRDVADELRLPYDVRLDDFELDMMHYKANRDFANFFRLAVEHKLNICMVGGTGSGKTTFSKAIADLIPKETRIATLEDSHELELPNHPNHVHLFIKEHVSAQSLIAACMRIKPDRIFLTELRGGEAWDYLTALNTGHPGGLTSVHSNDSRSVFHRIADLAKQSPTGAGMDYQYLLANAKKTIDIVCFFKDTYMTELYYDPVQKRTAMRS
- a CDS encoding type IV secretory system conjugative DNA transfer family protein, whose product is MKKAMIWLAALVACTLVFAVIGQYVGSLVFIRFAKAPIDPGIYVLWDLYKNTQGGGIWSLWQYKVAVVFSVLIALLPIIAGIGAFFSGPKRELHGSARFATPGEIAKAGLLNDSHESPDIIIGKYKGKYLRWGGNQFAFLAAPPRSGKGVGIVIPNCLHYRDSLVVFDPKLENYEITAGYREAHGQEVYLLHLSTDQFRSHRWNPLSYVKRDPDFAPGGAFSIAYILYPTSGNMSGNSIFFNEMAQKLFVGLCLYLIETENETGVIPSMPALLKLATPADGQSLADWIKETVKTTPLSDACKTNMLSYVPSAGGQTGSGIISNFMAPLSVFSDPVVAGVTSGDDFDLRDVRRKRMSIYVGVNPNDFSRFGRLINLFFSQLISVNTDQLPQQNPDLKYQCLLMIDEAAAMGKVDIIETSAAYIAGYELRLLMIFQNRPQMNNLYGVDGAQSLLGNFDCQMIFATRDNKDAQEYSEIIGYETVHSKNRNTGKGGRSISEAFGDGAGQRRAVMLPQEIKAMPKTDCVINMPGMNTIYAKKVRYYDDPIFKQRLGYPQPMVPKFERPSAANGKAAAGSTLEDVPAQELDATDLNRVANKDALMQTVIAGLCAEDSPPEYLADLKLAVEKAWQGSGTRAFEQVLGNT